Part of the Ruania alba genome is shown below.
CCTTCAGGCCGGTGTCGGCCAGCGTGTCCGAGACCCGCCCCAGCTGCTCGTTCGTCAGGTCCAGCACGTTCGTGCCCCATGCGCTGCGGAACTCGATGTGCGTGAGTCCCAGCCCGGTCGCCACTTCCACCTGGCGGTCGAAGTCGGTATCGATCTCGTCCACGAATCCAGAGAGCGTCCACATGGTTGCCAGCCAACGGCCCAGGTGCGCGGAGCGGCAAGCGGTTGCCACTTGTTGCAAGCCCCGCCTACCGTGGAGCCGTGTCGAGTAGAGCGGGCGGGAAGCAGACGACGACCATCTATGACGTCGCCGAGAAGGCCGGCGTGGCGCCGTCCACGGTTTCTCGGGCCTTCTCCCGGCCGGGGCGCGTGAACGCCGAGACGGCCGAACGGATCCGCACGATCGCGGCCGAGCTCGGCTACCGCGCGAACCCTCAGGCCCGGGCGTTGAGTACCACCCGCACCGGCATGCTCGCCGTGGTGCTGGCCGACGTGACGAACCCGGTCTTCGCCGAGGTGGTGCGCGGCGCGGGCCGGGCGTGCGACCACGCCGGGTACACGATGCTGCTGGCCGAGACCGAGGAGTCGGCCGAGAAGGAACGCGCCATGGTCGACCGGGCGCTCGGCTCCGTGGACGCGATCGTGCTCTCCAGCTCTCGGATGTCCGACGCCGCCATCCGCCAGGTGGCGAAGGTGGAGCCGTTGGTTGTCCTGAACCGGGAGGTCGCCGGCGTGCCGTGCGTGCTGGTCGATTTCGAGCCGGCGATGCGCCGGATCACCGAGCACCTGCTCGAGCTCGGGCACCGGCAGGTCACCTATGTGGCCGGGCCGGAGGCGTCCTGGGCGGACGGGATGCGGTGGCGCGGTCTGCGCGCTGCGACCGAGGAGCTCGGCCTGCGGTTACGACGAGTGGGGCCGGTAGCCCCGACTGTGGCGGGTGGTCAGACGGCGGTCGTGGACTGGGACGCACATCGCACCAGCGCCGTGGTCGCCTACAACGACATGGTGGCGATCGGGGTGATCCGCCGGCTGACGACACTGGGGGTGCGGGTGCCGCAGGACGTGAGCGTGGTCGGGTTCGACAACACCCCGGTGGGGGAGCTGGTGACCCCGGCGCTGACCACCGTCGCCGCCCCGTTGCGCGCCCTCGGTGAGACAGGGGCGAGCAACGCGCTCGCCCTGGCACGCGGGGCGCGCTCGCGCGCCACCGAGCCGGTACGTCTGCCGACCCGGCTGATCGCGCGCGGCTCGACGGCGGAGGCTCGCTCGTGAGGGTCCGTGCCGCCGTGCGTGGGGACGCCCGGGCGATCAGCGAGCTGCGGATCGCCGGCTGGCATGCCGCCTATCGCGGACTGGTGCCGGAGGAGATGCTCGATTCTTTGGATGCGGACCGGGAGGCGGAGCGGCGCACCGCGACCTGGGACACCCGGGCCAAAGATGCCGAGCTGGTGGCCGTCGACGACGACGGGGCAGTGATCGGATGGGCGGTGGCCGGCCCGGCCCGCGACCCCGAGTGGTCCGGCGCCGGGGAGCTCTACGGGCTCTACGCCGACCCCGACCACTGGTCCACCGGGGTGGGCCACGCGCTGATGGTCGCCATCGAGGACGCCCTGCGTGAGGTGGGCTATGCCCGCGCGTACCTGCTGGTGCTGGTCGGGAACGATCGCGCCGCCGGCTTCTACGAGCGGCACGGGTGGGTCGAGGACGGTGCCGAGGTGCGCGACGAACGCCCCGGCGGGGCGCTGATCGAGCGGCGTCGAGTGCGGGACCTGACAGAGTGAACGGCGGGCAACTCGTGGCAACGGGTTGCCTTGCGATGGTGGCCGGGCCAGCGTGGGGCTCGTGCCTACGACGACGCCTTCTCTCGAGCTGCACCCGGACCGGCTACTCCCGGCAGACCGTGAGCGGCGGCCTATCGCGCGCCGCCTCTACGAGTCCGTCAAGGATCTGCCGATCATCTCCCCGCACGGGCACGTCCCGCCGAGCTGGATCAGCGAGGACACCCCGTTCCGGGACCCCACCTCGTTGCTGATCACACCGGACCACTACATCACCCGGATGCTGCACGCCCACGGGGTGCCGCTCAGCGACCTCGGCGTAGGCCGTGGTCCGCTTGACGACAGTGCGGCCCGTGCCGCGTTCACCGCCCTGTGCACCCACTGGTCCGCCTACCGTGGCACCCCGGTGCGGTACTGGCTCGAGGAGGAGCTGGCCGGCATCTTCGGGGTGACCGTCCGGCCCAGCGCCGAGACCGCGGACGCGATCTACGACCAGATCGCAGCCAAGCTCGCAGAGCCCGGCTTCCGGCCCCGGGCCCTCATGGATGCCTTCGGCATCGACGTGCTTGCCACCACCGACGACCCGTGCGACTCGCTCGACGAGCACGCCACCCTCGCCGCCGACTCGACCTTCGCCCCTCGCGTGGTGCCCACCTTCCGGCCGGACAAGTACCTCGATCCGGCCCTGGCCACCTGGGCCGCGGACGTGGACCGTCTGGGCCAGGTCTCCGGCATCGACACCGGCGACTACGCTGGATACGTCGCGGCCCTCGAGGAGCGGCGGCGCTACTTCGTCTCCCGTGGTGCGGTCTCCGCCGACCACGGCGTGATCGACGCCGTCACTGTGATCCTCGACGAGGCCGAGGCGAGCCGGATCTTCACTGCTGCGCGCGCCGGCACCGCCACCGAGGAGGAGGCGACCGCCCTGCGGCGGCACATGCTCAGCGAGATGGCCCGGATGTCCTGCGAGGACGGCCTCGTGATGACCATCCACCCGGGGGTGCGGCGTAATCACCACACGGCCACCTTCGACACCTACGGCCCCGACGTCGGCTGCGACATCCCGATCTCGGTGGAGTACACCGACTCGCTGCGGCCGCTCCTGGACGCCTACGGCACGCACCCGAATCTCAACCTGGTGCTCTTCACCATCGACGAGACGGTCTATTCCCGCGAGCTCGCCCCGCTGGCGGGCTTCTACCCGTCGGTCTACGTGGGTGTGCCGTGGTGGTTCATCGACGCCCCCGAGGCGATCCGCCGGTTCCGCTCCGCGGTGACTGAGACCGCCGGGTTCTCCCGCACCTCCGGCTTCATCGACGACACCCGCGCGTTCTGCTCCATCCCCGCCCGGCACGACATGAGCCGCCGCCTCGACGCCGGCTACCTCTCCGAACTCGTGGTCGAGCACCGGCTGGGAGAGGACGAAGCGCACGAGGCCATCCAGGACCTCGTCGTTGCCAACCCGCGGAAGGTCTTCAAGCTCGGAGGTGAGTCACGATGACGCAGCGCCTCGCCCGTGGCCTCGATGGCCTGCCCGCCGGCTCGGCCCCGGTGCGGATCGTGCACCTCGGCGTGGGCAACTTCCACCGCGCCCACCAGGCCTGGTACACCCACCAGGCGCCGGACGCCGAGGAGTGGGGCATCGCCGCCTTCACCGGCCGGCGGCCCGACCAGGCCGACGCTCTCGGCCCGCAGGACGGGCTCTACACCCTCATCACCAAGTCTGCCGCCGGTGACGAGCTCGAGGTGATCTCCTCGATCGTCGCCGTGCACCCGGCCACCGATCACGAGGCCTACCTGACCTACCTCGAGGACCCGGCACTCGCCGTCGTGACCCTGACGGTGACCGAGCACGGCTACCGCAGGGACGCCGTCGGGAACCTGGATCTGACGGCCGACGACGTGGCCGCCGACGTGACGGCGCTGCGGGCCGACCCTCGTGCGGTGGTGACCTCGGCACCGATGAAGCTGGTCGCAGGACTACTCGCCCGCCGTGCGGCGGGGGCGACCGCGATCACGATCCTGCCGTGCGACAACCTCCCGGACAACGGTGACGTCGCGCGCGCCCTGGTGCTGGGTGGAGCGGCCGCCGTGGACGAGTCCCTGGTGCCGTGGATCGAGCAGCACGTGGACTTTGCCACCTCGATGGTGGACCGGATCACCCCGGCCACCACCGACGACGACCGCGCCCTGGTGGAGCAACGGCTCGGCTACGCCGACGCCTCCCCGGTGCCCACCGAGCCGTTCTCCGAGTGGGTCATCTCCGGGACCTTCCCCAACGGACGCCCCCGTTGGGAGGACGCCGGCGCGCAGATCGTCGATGATGTGGCCCCGCACGAGCGCCGCAAGTTGTGGCTGCTGAACGGGTCGCACT
Proteins encoded:
- a CDS encoding GNAT family N-acetyltransferase, with the protein product MRVRAAVRGDARAISELRIAGWHAAYRGLVPEEMLDSLDADREAERRTATWDTRAKDAELVAVDDDGAVIGWAVAGPARDPEWSGAGELYGLYADPDHWSTGVGHALMVAIEDALREVGYARAYLLVLVGNDRAAGFYERHGWVEDGAEVRDERPGGALIERRRVRDLTE
- the uxaC gene encoding glucuronate isomerase, translated to MPTTTPSLELHPDRLLPADRERRPIARRLYESVKDLPIISPHGHVPPSWISEDTPFRDPTSLLITPDHYITRMLHAHGVPLSDLGVGRGPLDDSAARAAFTALCTHWSAYRGTPVRYWLEEELAGIFGVTVRPSAETADAIYDQIAAKLAEPGFRPRALMDAFGIDVLATTDDPCDSLDEHATLAADSTFAPRVVPTFRPDKYLDPALATWAADVDRLGQVSGIDTGDYAGYVAALEERRRYFVSRGAVSADHGVIDAVTVILDEAEASRIFTAARAGTATEEEATALRRHMLSEMARMSCEDGLVMTIHPGVRRNHHTATFDTYGPDVGCDIPISVEYTDSLRPLLDAYGTHPNLNLVLFTIDETVYSRELAPLAGFYPSVYVGVPWWFIDAPEAIRRFRSAVTETAGFSRTSGFIDDTRAFCSIPARHDMSRRLDAGYLSELVVEHRLGEDEAHEAIQDLVVANPRKVFKLGGESR
- a CDS encoding mannitol dehydrogenase family protein; amino-acid sequence: MTQRLARGLDGLPAGSAPVRIVHLGVGNFHRAHQAWYTHQAPDAEEWGIAAFTGRRPDQADALGPQDGLYTLITKSAAGDELEVISSIVAVHPATDHEAYLTYLEDPALAVVTLTVTEHGYRRDAVGNLDLTADDVAADVTALRADPRAVVTSAPMKLVAGLLARRAAGATAITILPCDNLPDNGDVARALVLGGAAAVDESLVPWIEQHVDFATSMVDRITPATTDDDRALVEQRLGYADASPVPTEPFSEWVISGTFPNGRPRWEDAGAQIVDDVAPHERRKLWLLNGSHSQLAYVGSARGHETIDAAIADPQCRAWVEQYWDEAERNLGLPGEEVQAYRAALIARYENPRVRHLTAQIAYDGSQKLPVRTLPTLNADRAAGRLPTGCATTLAGWILHLRGIGAPVQDAGAGPAQEAANAGDAADVAGAVLETLQPGLGEDTELVAAVVAQAGAITT
- a CDS encoding LacI family DNA-binding transcriptional regulator — its product is MSSRAGGKQTTTIYDVAEKAGVAPSTVSRAFSRPGRVNAETAERIRTIAAELGYRANPQARALSTTRTGMLAVVLADVTNPVFAEVVRGAGRACDHAGYTMLLAETEESAEKERAMVDRALGSVDAIVLSSSRMSDAAIRQVAKVEPLVVLNREVAGVPCVLVDFEPAMRRITEHLLELGHRQVTYVAGPEASWADGMRWRGLRAATEELGLRLRRVGPVAPTVAGGQTAVVDWDAHRTSAVVAYNDMVAIGVIRRLTTLGVRVPQDVSVVGFDNTPVGELVTPALTTVAAPLRALGETGASNALALARGARSRATEPVRLPTRLIARGSTAEARS